Proteins encoded together in one Chloroflexota bacterium window:
- a CDS encoding carbohydrate ABC transporter permease: ASTMTMLPPLVLFFFTQRTFMEGITLTGIKG; encoded by the coding sequence CGGCGTCGACGATGACGATGTTGCCGCCGCTGGTGTTGTTCTTCTTCACGCAGCGCACGTTCATGGAGGGGATCACACTGACGGGGATTAAAGGGTGA